Proteins encoded by one window of Salmonirosea aquatica:
- a CDS encoding EamA family transporter codes for MWIVFALLAALAAGASVVLSKAGLKNLDATLAFAIQSIFILLITWTATIWQKNLSDISSIDKRTWLFLIGAGVATTLSSLFTFRALKLGDASLVSSLERLSLVFAVLFAVLFLKEKLNWQVVLGVLLMIGGAVLIGVSQQSAE; via the coding sequence ATGTGGATCGTTTTTGCCCTTTTGGCAGCACTGGCGGCCGGAGCCTCTGTGGTTCTTTCTAAAGCCGGACTCAAAAACCTGGACGCGACGCTGGCGTTCGCTATCCAATCCATCTTCATTCTGCTCATAACCTGGACCGCCACGATCTGGCAGAAAAACCTTTCGGATATTTCCAGCATCGACAAGCGTACCTGGCTTTTTCTGATTGGGGCGGGCGTGGCTACCACGCTTTCTTCCCTGTTCACCTTCCGGGCTCTTAAGCTAGGCGATGCCTCGCTCGTGAGTTCGTTGGAACGACTGTCATTGGTTTTTGCCGTACTATTTGCCGTACTTTTTCTCAAAGAAAAGCTCAACTGGCAGGTAGTGCTGGGGGTTCTACTGATGATCGGCGGCGCGGTACTGATCGGTGTTTCGCAGCAGTCGGCTGAATAG
- a CDS encoding DUF975 family protein has protein sequence MEDKVLLIPPSIEGSLKYGWQKMKQYFLPLLLVVLVIAVANAPVDRIKEVTKDQTAHKTILQLIGAAYWLLLLPVFEYSADLLFVHAVRNQPLDFKNLLAGFRNYLDVVLAHLLTAALIGIALVALIIPGIIVACRLAFVSYLVMNKGLDPIAAVETSWKMTKGHGWEIFGLALTSILIFFVGLVCLIVGIFPALIWIKASFASLYEAVLIEQEGTLLP, from the coding sequence ATGGAAGATAAAGTCCTTTTGATCCCTCCCAGCATAGAAGGCAGCCTGAAATACGGCTGGCAAAAAATGAAGCAGTACTTCCTGCCGCTTCTGCTGGTGGTGTTGGTCATTGCCGTAGCCAATGCCCCGGTAGACCGAATCAAGGAAGTTACCAAAGACCAAACCGCCCACAAGACCATTCTACAACTGATAGGAGCGGCGTACTGGCTGCTGCTGCTACCCGTATTCGAGTACAGCGCCGACCTGCTGTTCGTACACGCGGTTCGCAATCAGCCGCTGGATTTCAAAAACCTGCTGGCGGGCTTCCGCAACTACCTCGACGTCGTGCTGGCGCATCTGCTCACCGCCGCCCTGATCGGTATCGCCCTCGTGGCGCTCATCATTCCGGGCATTATCGTGGCCTGCCGACTGGCGTTCGTGTCGTACCTAGTAATGAACAAAGGTCTCGATCCCATCGCGGCAGTTGAAACCAGTTGGAAAATGACCAAAGGACATGGTTGGGAAATCTTCGGCCTGGCGCTCACTTCGATCCTGATTTTTTTTGTCGGGCTCGTGTGCCTTATCGTAGGGATTTTCCCGGCGTTGATCTGGATCAAAGCATCCTTTGCTTCGTTGTATGAGGCTGTGCTAATCGAGCAAGAAGGTACCCTCCTACCGTAA
- a CDS encoding M61 family metallopeptidase: MKQAKYVFLLALLTASFSGFAQKEYQFSVDLTQPQDDKLTVNLDTPPIRQKTATYHLPRVVPGTYSINNYGSYASNFKAFDKKGRALKVEKLDKNSWKISKAKKLARISYQVDDTWDTPEITEDVFEPSGTDIEQDRIFVLNSFGFFGYFQDMEKLPYRVSITKPQGFYGSTSLVNQNKDAASNKDVFVTDDYHALADAPLMYNRPDTVWLKVGNADILVSVFSPNNKFATKDLAADIKPTLEAQKDYLGGTLPIDKYAFIIYMSDRQDLTRYGALEHAQSSFYYLPETFSEEQLSKSIKDIAAHEFFHILTPLSIHSEEIGNFDYINPKMSRHLWLYEGLTEYAAHHAQLQAGLIDLPTYLDRQMDKIENSRTRHNDTLSFTTMSQEVLDTYKDEYPNVYEKGALIGLSLDLKLRQLSGGKYGTKDLMRDLAKTYGKHKSFKDDELFDKITELTYPEMRDFFRRYVEGGEPLPLGELFDAIGITYDPNGEKKEVEKAFGVGFALMPGTKNIMISSISEATDLGKRLGLEPMDQIVAINGQPFTMETYATVLQSYDEKFKAGDTVSFTVKRKVSADETKEVELTADLRDAIVPYPTLTPKANPTPQELQLRNAWMGKMGA, translated from the coding sequence ATGAAACAAGCGAAATATGTTTTCCTGCTGGCGCTGCTCACGGCCAGCTTTTCGGGATTCGCCCAGAAAGAGTACCAGTTTTCCGTCGATCTTACGCAGCCCCAGGACGACAAACTGACCGTGAATCTGGATACTCCCCCGATTCGGCAGAAGACGGCCACCTACCACTTGCCCAGGGTAGTGCCGGGTACCTATTCCATCAATAATTACGGCTCGTATGCCAGCAATTTTAAGGCGTTTGATAAGAAAGGCCGCGCCCTCAAAGTGGAGAAGCTGGACAAAAACAGCTGGAAAATCAGCAAGGCCAAGAAACTGGCCCGGATTTCGTACCAGGTTGACGATACCTGGGATACTCCCGAAATCACGGAAGACGTATTCGAACCCAGTGGCACCGACATCGAGCAGGATCGGATCTTCGTACTGAATTCCTTCGGCTTTTTCGGGTACTTTCAGGACATGGAAAAGCTACCCTACCGCGTCAGCATCACCAAGCCCCAGGGCTTCTACGGCTCTACCTCGCTGGTGAACCAGAATAAAGATGCGGCCAGCAACAAGGATGTGTTCGTCACGGACGATTACCACGCCCTGGCCGACGCGCCTCTGATGTACAACCGCCCCGACACCGTGTGGCTGAAGGTAGGGAATGCGGACATTCTGGTGTCGGTGTTTTCTCCCAACAATAAATTCGCTACCAAGGATCTGGCCGCCGACATCAAACCCACACTGGAAGCGCAGAAGGACTACCTGGGGGGTACCTTGCCCATCGACAAGTATGCCTTCATCATCTATATGTCCGACCGCCAGGACTTGACCCGCTACGGTGCCCTGGAGCACGCGCAGTCGTCGTTCTATTACCTACCCGAAACCTTTTCGGAGGAGCAGTTGTCCAAATCCATCAAGGACATCGCTGCGCACGAATTTTTTCACATCCTGACCCCGTTGAGCATCCACAGCGAGGAAATCGGCAACTTCGATTATATCAACCCCAAAATGTCGCGGCACTTGTGGCTGTACGAGGGCCTGACCGAATACGCCGCCCACCACGCGCAGCTGCAGGCGGGCCTTATTGACTTGCCTACCTACCTGGATCGGCAAATGGATAAAATCGAGAATTCGCGCACGCGGCACAATGATACCCTGTCGTTCACGACCATGTCGCAGGAAGTGCTGGATACCTATAAGGACGAGTACCCCAATGTATACGAAAAAGGGGCGCTGATTGGCCTGAGCCTGGATCTCAAGCTTCGTCAACTTTCCGGCGGCAAGTACGGTACCAAAGACCTGATGCGTGATCTGGCCAAGACCTACGGCAAACACAAATCGTTCAAAGACGACGAGCTGTTTGATAAAATCACCGAACTCACCTACCCCGAGATGCGCGACTTTTTCAGAAGGTACGTAGAAGGCGGCGAGCCGCTACCGCTGGGCGAACTATTCGATGCCATCGGGATCACCTACGATCCCAACGGTGAGAAGAAAGAAGTGGAAAAAGCCTTTGGCGTGGGTTTTGCGCTGATGCCCGGTACCAAGAACATCATGATTTCAAGCATCAGCGAGGCCACCGATCTGGGCAAGCGCCTGGGCCTGGAGCCGATGGATCAGATCGTGGCTATCAACGGACAGCCCTTCACCATGGAGACTTACGCCACCGTGCTACAGAGCTACGACGAGAAGTTTAAGGCGGGTGATACCGTATCATTTACGGTTAAGCGTAAGGTATCCGCGGATGAGACCAAAGAAGTAGAACTCACCGCCGACCTGCGCGATGCTATAGTTCCATATCCCACGCTCACCCCCAAAGCCAACCCCACGCCGCAGGAATTGCAACTCCGCAATGCCTGGATGGGAAAGATGGGCGCATGA
- a CDS encoding SDR family NAD(P)-dependent oxidoreductase, with protein MKRLEGKVAIVTGAGTGIGEAIAHKFALEGAALVLNGLPDDPVVDVASTLTQRGYKAVAYVGDVSEETHAQACVQLVLDTYGRLDILINNAGMFLDTSEMQDYDTLVFDQLLKNNLRSAFLMTKYALPLLQKSRGNIVSAGSEAGFNGLAQNAPYGGTKGFMHAFMKGVAVEQAQYGVRANCVCPGAIDTAWTHKETGSMDKKMEKTLVQATPMARRGTPEEMANVYAFLASDEASYVTGALWLADGGVTVAKGPVGDLVPKELKKEPKGILELNHERDSVRA; from the coding sequence ATGAAACGACTAGAAGGAAAAGTGGCTATTGTGACGGGAGCCGGAACGGGGATTGGAGAGGCGATTGCCCACAAATTTGCGCTGGAAGGCGCTGCACTGGTGTTGAACGGATTGCCCGACGACCCCGTCGTCGATGTAGCCAGCACACTCACCCAACGCGGCTATAAGGCGGTAGCCTATGTGGGTGATGTATCGGAAGAAACGCACGCCCAGGCCTGTGTGCAACTGGTACTTGATACCTACGGAAGGCTGGATATTTTGATCAACAATGCGGGGATGTTTTTGGATACCAGCGAAATGCAGGATTACGACACGCTGGTATTCGACCAGCTTTTGAAAAATAACCTGCGTTCGGCTTTCCTAATGACCAAATACGCTTTACCCCTTTTGCAGAAAAGTAGGGGGAACATTGTTTCGGCGGGCTCCGAAGCGGGCTTCAACGGTCTGGCCCAAAACGCCCCTTACGGCGGCACCAAAGGCTTTATGCACGCATTTATGAAAGGGGTAGCCGTAGAACAGGCTCAATATGGCGTACGCGCCAACTGCGTGTGCCCCGGCGCCATCGATACCGCCTGGACGCACAAAGAAACGGGCTCGATGGACAAGAAAATGGAAAAAACGCTGGTGCAGGCGACGCCCATGGCCCGCCGGGGTACCCCCGAAGAAATGGCCAATGTGTATGCTTTCCTCGCGTCAGATGAAGCCAGCTACGTCACTGGAGCGCTGTGGCTGGCCGATGGCGGCGTCACGGTAGCCAAAGGCCCCGTGGGCGACCTGGTACCTAAAGAATTAAAAAAAGAACCCAAGGGTATTCTGGAGCTGAATCACGAGCGGGACAGCGTCCGTGCCTGA
- a CDS encoding acetyl-CoA hydrolase/transferase family protein → MTYPYISAQEAVKMIRSNDRVFVHGAAATPTLLLEALAERAAELRNVQTIHLHLEGPMPLANPGFEESFHPNALFIGANLRTAIAEGRASYMPIFLSEAPLLFRNNIWPLDVALVQVSPPDRHGFCSLGVSVDVARAAVDTARKTIALVNPHMPRTHGDGQIHISRFSALCFHETPLFTHDPQQPTETEMAIGRHVAGLVEDGATLQVGIGGIPNATLRYLTNHKDLGLHTEMFSDGIIDLVEKGVMTGIHKKKYRGKIVSSFAIGSQRLYDFMDDNPTVAMLEASYTNDTSVIRTNPKVTAINSAIEIDLTGQVCADSIGMRLYSGVGGQMDFIRGASLSQGGKPIIALPSVTSRGESKIVPTLKEGAGVVTTRAHVHYIATEYGVANLYGKTIKQRAQALIAIAHPSHQEMLERMAFERFGGRA, encoded by the coding sequence ATGACTTATCCCTATATATCCGCACAGGAGGCCGTCAAAATGATCCGCAGCAACGACCGCGTATTCGTACACGGTGCGGCGGCTACCCCTACCCTGTTGCTGGAAGCGCTGGCCGAACGCGCGGCCGAACTTCGTAACGTGCAGACGATCCACCTGCACCTGGAAGGCCCTATGCCGCTGGCTAATCCGGGATTTGAAGAATCTTTTCACCCCAACGCACTGTTCATTGGGGCCAATCTGCGGACGGCCATTGCCGAGGGGCGAGCCAGCTACATGCCCATTTTCCTGAGCGAGGCCCCGCTGCTGTTTCGGAATAACATCTGGCCGCTCGATGTAGCGCTCGTGCAGGTTTCCCCGCCCGATCGGCACGGATTCTGTTCGCTGGGCGTATCGGTGGACGTAGCCCGGGCGGCAGTCGACACGGCCCGTAAGACCATTGCCCTCGTCAATCCCCACATGCCCCGCACCCACGGCGACGGACAGATTCACATCAGCCGGTTCAGTGCCTTATGCTTTCACGAAACTCCCCTTTTCACCCACGATCCCCAACAACCCACCGAAACCGAGATGGCTATTGGCCGGCACGTGGCGGGTTTGGTCGAAGACGGCGCAACCTTACAGGTGGGCATTGGTGGTATTCCGAACGCTACCCTGAGGTACCTTACCAACCACAAAGATCTGGGCCTGCATACGGAAATGTTTTCGGACGGCATCATCGACCTGGTCGAGAAGGGCGTGATGACGGGTATTCACAAGAAAAAGTATCGGGGGAAAATCGTATCAAGCTTTGCGATAGGCAGTCAGCGGCTCTACGATTTCATGGACGACAACCCGACCGTAGCCATGCTGGAAGCCTCCTACACCAACGATACGTCCGTGATCCGAACCAATCCCAAGGTAACGGCCATCAACAGCGCCATCGAAATAGACCTCACGGGGCAGGTGTGCGCCGATTCTATCGGGATGCGACTCTATTCGGGTGTGGGCGGCCAGATGGACTTCATCCGGGGTGCGTCGCTGTCGCAGGGCGGCAAGCCCATCATCGCCCTGCCTTCGGTGACTTCACGCGGAGAATCCAAGATTGTCCCTACCCTGAAAGAAGGCGCGGGCGTGGTGACCACCCGGGCGCACGTTCACTACATCGCTACCGAATACGGTGTGGCCAACCTGTACGGAAAAACCATCAAACAGCGGGCGCAGGCGCTCATTGCCATTGCCCACCCTTCCCACCAGGAAATGCTGGAACGCATGGCTTTTGAACGCTTCGGCGGCAGGGCGTAG
- a CDS encoding chemotaxis protein CheB produces the protein MAAKKKAEPAPSAQNFPVVGIGASAGGLDAFKRFLRALPVDLGMAYVLVQHLNPDHESLLPEILAKETSLPVHEITDDIRLAPDHVYIIPENKILTATDGVLKLSPLDRAKRPNMPIDVFFASLAEVHSTFAVGVVLSGTGSDGTLGLKAIKEYGGITFAQDGESAAYGGMPQSALQAEVVDFTLSPEKIPGQLRKISQAYQAGYTELEEEERIPKDDEQVFKQILSLLRQRCGVDFTYYKQPTLRRRIARRMALSKKNTQLPTYFDFLRENRNEQEALCQDMLIAVTSFFRDPKTFHALTETVFPALFKSKSADEPIRIWIAGCSTGEEAYSIAMCLHEFLGSKAAGTKISIFASDLSERNIRKARAAVYSIDDVQAVSEAQLKTYFTRHTDGYEVSKVIRDMCVFAPHNFLTDPPFARMDLISCRNVLIYMDPFLQKKALTTFHYALRENGFLLLGKSETAGASSELFTLFTKQEKIYARKSVPGRFIHVTTERREEALAQKDHRAAKPSATQTDYRKSAEAVLLTKFTPASVVVNEQMDIVHIHSVVTPFLEPSPGKPTFNLLKMAREGLSFELRNALYKARQSEVPVRKDNIPIKVNGKESLVSIEIVPLTNTVEPHYLVLFQEKGMVPGQAAAQPGEAKAESTHLQERIAQLEKELSQAREDMRAITEDMEAVNEELQSTNEEMQSSNEEMQSLNEELETSKEELQSTNEELTVINQELLDNQQQLNDARLYAEAIVTTIRHPLVVLDHKLRIRNANESFYQKFNMAETDVEGQLFYEIQNHRWNQPELRDNLEKVLPKRQHMADLEIVLKSPELGERTLLLNARQIINEASEERLILLAMEDITERKTAEHKLKLFSEQLAAQVDELQQVNVRLGEFARAASHDLQEPLRKILLLSSRLQETDRHQLTQESQVYLDKIEEASHRMSRLISDLLDYSRLTHHARLLTPTDLNETLNTVVNDLELMIAEKNATITYENLPTLEAIPFQINQLFYNLIGNALKFSKEGVPSVITITSRVLSKLETADLHPPSPNKIGESPTFVEIRVKDNGIGFEQKYEEQVFTIFKRLHQVDLYGGSGIGLALCKKIVEFHQGKISALSKKNDGAEFRIILPLVQPKGRTKKVKK, from the coding sequence ATGGCAGCAAAGAAAAAAGCAGAACCTGCGCCTTCAGCGCAAAACTTTCCCGTAGTGGGGATTGGCGCTTCCGCGGGTGGGCTCGATGCCTTCAAACGGTTTCTGCGGGCTCTCCCCGTTGATTTGGGGATGGCCTACGTACTGGTGCAACACCTCAATCCCGACCACGAAAGCCTGCTGCCCGAAATTCTGGCTAAGGAAACCAGCCTGCCGGTCCATGAAATTACAGACGATATCCGCCTTGCCCCCGACCATGTCTACATAATCCCGGAAAACAAGATCTTGACCGCCACCGATGGGGTACTTAAACTCAGTCCGCTTGATCGGGCCAAACGTCCCAACATGCCCATCGATGTGTTTTTTGCCTCCCTGGCCGAGGTGCACAGTACCTTTGCGGTGGGTGTGGTGTTGTCGGGCACGGGGAGCGACGGTACCCTCGGTCTGAAAGCCATCAAGGAGTACGGGGGTATCACATTTGCGCAGGACGGGGAATCAGCCGCCTACGGAGGGATGCCCCAAAGTGCCCTTCAGGCAGAAGTGGTTGATTTTACCCTGTCTCCCGAAAAGATTCCCGGACAACTGCGGAAAATCAGCCAGGCTTACCAGGCCGGCTATACCGAACTGGAAGAAGAAGAGCGCATCCCCAAAGACGATGAGCAGGTTTTCAAACAAATCCTTTCGCTTTTGCGTCAGCGTTGCGGGGTCGACTTTACCTATTACAAACAGCCTACACTACGGCGCCGCATAGCCCGCCGGATGGCGCTCAGTAAAAAAAACACCCAGCTGCCCACCTACTTCGACTTCCTGCGCGAAAATCGAAACGAGCAGGAAGCGCTGTGTCAGGACATGCTCATTGCGGTCACTTCCTTTTTTCGCGACCCCAAGACCTTCCATGCCCTGACCGAAACGGTGTTTCCCGCCCTGTTCAAAAGCAAATCGGCCGATGAGCCTATCCGGATCTGGATCGCGGGCTGCTCCACAGGCGAGGAGGCCTACTCCATTGCCATGTGCCTGCACGAGTTTCTGGGAAGTAAAGCGGCGGGTACCAAAATTTCGATTTTTGCTTCTGATCTTTCTGAACGGAACATCCGCAAGGCCCGGGCCGCGGTATATTCCATCGATGACGTGCAGGCCGTTTCTGAGGCCCAGCTCAAAACCTATTTTACCCGGCATACGGATGGCTACGAGGTAAGCAAGGTGATTCGCGATATGTGCGTGTTCGCTCCCCACAATTTTCTGACCGATCCGCCCTTCGCCCGCATGGACCTAATCAGCTGCCGCAATGTGCTCATCTACATGGATCCTTTTTTGCAAAAGAAAGCCCTGACTACCTTTCATTACGCACTGCGGGAAAATGGGTTTCTATTGCTTGGGAAATCTGAAACCGCCGGAGCTTCGTCCGAGTTGTTCACCCTATTTACCAAGCAGGAAAAAATATACGCCCGCAAGTCGGTACCGGGTCGGTTCATACATGTGACTACCGAACGGCGGGAGGAAGCCTTGGCGCAGAAAGACCACCGGGCCGCCAAGCCGAGTGCCACCCAGACCGATTACCGCAAAAGTGCCGAGGCGGTTCTGCTCACCAAATTCACCCCCGCCAGCGTCGTCGTGAACGAACAGATGGACATCGTGCACATCCATAGCGTGGTCACGCCGTTTCTGGAACCTTCGCCTGGCAAACCTACCTTCAACCTGCTCAAAATGGCGCGCGAAGGGTTGTCTTTTGAATTGCGCAATGCCCTGTATAAGGCCAGGCAAAGCGAGGTGCCAGTCAGGAAGGATAATATTCCGATCAAGGTCAACGGAAAAGAATCGCTCGTTTCGATCGAGATCGTACCGCTCACCAATACCGTCGAGCCGCATTATCTGGTACTTTTTCAGGAAAAGGGAATGGTACCTGGGCAAGCTGCGGCCCAACCGGGTGAGGCAAAAGCCGAGAGTACCCACCTTCAGGAGCGCATTGCGCAATTGGAAAAGGAACTGTCGCAGGCCCGCGAAGACATGCGCGCGATTACTGAAGACATGGAGGCCGTCAATGAGGAGCTGCAAAGTACCAATGAAGAGATGCAAAGCAGTAACGAGGAAATGCAGAGCCTGAACGAAGAGCTGGAAACCTCTAAGGAAGAGCTGCAAAGTACCAATGAGGAACTCACCGTCATCAACCAGGAACTGCTCGACAACCAGCAGCAGCTCAACGACGCCCGCCTGTACGCCGAGGCCATCGTCACCACCATCCGGCATCCGCTCGTAGTACTGGATCATAAACTACGGATCAGGAATGCCAACGAGTCCTTCTACCAGAAATTCAACATGGCGGAGACGGACGTAGAGGGGCAATTGTTTTACGAAATACAAAATCACCGCTGGAATCAGCCGGAGCTGCGCGACAACCTGGAGAAAGTCCTGCCCAAACGCCAGCATATGGCTGACCTTGAAATCGTGTTAAAATCGCCCGAACTCGGTGAACGTACCCTGCTGCTGAACGCCCGACAGATTATCAATGAAGCCAGTGAGGAACGCTTGATCCTGTTGGCGATGGAGGATATCACAGAACGGAAAACGGCGGAACATAAACTGAAACTATTCAGCGAACAGCTGGCAGCGCAGGTGGATGAGCTACAGCAGGTCAATGTCCGGCTGGGGGAGTTTGCGCGGGCCGCCAGTCACGATTTGCAGGAGCCACTCCGGAAAATACTCCTGCTGAGCAGCCGTTTGCAGGAAACCGACAGGCATCAACTGACGCAAGAGTCTCAGGTATACCTGGACAAGATCGAGGAGGCATCACACCGGATGAGCCGGCTCATCAGCGACCTGCTCGATTATTCCCGCCTCACCCATCACGCCAGGCTTTTGACACCGACGGATTTGAACGAGACGCTCAACACCGTGGTCAACGATCTGGAATTGATGATTGCCGAAAAAAACGCGACGATCACCTACGAAAATCTTCCCACGCTGGAAGCAATTCCGTTCCAGATCAACCAGCTTTTCTACAACCTCATCGGCAATGCCCTGAAATTCTCGAAAGAGGGGGTGCCTTCTGTAATTACGATTACATCGCGGGTACTCTCGAAGTTAGAAACCGCCGACCTGCACCCACCTTCCCCCAACAAAATCGGAGAGTCGCCGACCTTCGTTGAAATCAGGGTGAAAGACAACGGCATCGGCTTTGAACAGAAGTACGAGGAGCAGGTATTCACCATCTTCAAACGCCTCCACCAGGTTGACCTGTACGGCGGAAGCGGCATTGGCCTGGCCCTTTGCAAAAAAATCGTGGAATTCCACCAGGGTAAAATCTCGGCCCTAAGCAAGAAAAACGACGGTGCGGAGTTTCGGATCATCCTGCCGCTGGTGCAGCCCAAAGGCCGTACGAAGAAAGTAAAAAAGTAA
- a CDS encoding LuxR C-terminal-related transcriptional regulator, translated as MATSTFYHWVCFMFCLGLTAGGVLVLFRRKEYRLYPALRYLQYYLILIYTFGFYALWSQILLRSLFFAELRPDNLAALARFLIMLSVPFLLVSKLMLVLWMIHLANRPVRTYLLPSLVPLLLLALLVVAGYGSTWTLYQAYGALVLVLMTWVAMQLFFFEARYLQRKSKTVLAVVVVGIGVLHGLLLLDLREIPAVELLFVLLYFLMHTAFVTYFIYQVDLPEPDPTAIGLPHAVPVIIGTPSFEKFVEVYGITPRESEIIQEIYQGKANKEIAEQLFVTLQTIKDHTHRIYQKTNVKSRTQLNSLLRNFQK; from the coding sequence ATGGCCACCAGTACCTTCTACCATTGGGTTTGTTTTATGTTCTGCCTCGGGCTGACGGCCGGAGGCGTACTGGTACTATTCCGCCGGAAAGAATACCGGCTGTATCCCGCCCTCCGGTATTTGCAGTATTACCTCATCCTGATCTACACCTTCGGATTTTATGCTTTGTGGAGTCAGATCTTGTTGCGGAGCCTGTTTTTTGCCGAGCTACGGCCGGATAATCTGGCCGCTCTGGCGCGTTTCCTGATCATGCTCAGCGTACCCTTCTTATTGGTGAGTAAGCTGATGCTGGTGCTCTGGATGATACACCTCGCAAACCGTCCGGTGCGGACTTATCTGCTGCCCTCCCTGGTACCTTTGCTACTGCTGGCCTTGCTCGTCGTGGCCGGCTATGGAAGTACGTGGACCTTATATCAGGCGTACGGTGCCCTGGTGCTGGTGCTGATGACGTGGGTGGCCATGCAGTTGTTTTTTTTCGAGGCAAGGTACCTTCAGCGGAAATCCAAAACCGTGCTGGCGGTAGTGGTCGTTGGGATAGGCGTTTTGCATGGATTGCTGTTGCTTGATCTGCGGGAAATACCCGCCGTTGAATTGCTCTTTGTGTTGTTGTACTTTCTGATGCACACGGCATTTGTGACCTACTTCATATACCAGGTGGACTTGCCTGAGCCTGACCCCACAGCGATCGGTTTGCCGCACGCAGTACCTGTAATCATAGGTACCCCTTCTTTTGAGAAATTTGTGGAAGTTTATGGAATCACGCCCCGCGAGAGCGAAATCATCCAGGAGATTTACCAAGGAAAGGCCAATAAGGAAATAGCGGAGCAGCTGTTTGTAACATTGCAGACCATCAAAGACCACACGCACCGCATATATCAAAAGACCAACGTGAAAAGCCGCACCCAGCTCAACTCGTTGCTGCGTAATTTTCAGAAGTAG
- the zwf gene encoding glucose-6-phosphate dehydrogenase, producing the protein MATSAKTKPTVFIIFGGTGDLNHRKITPALYNLFLDGWLPAEFAIIGTGRTELTDEQFRNNLLQGINQFSRKGKAEKAKWKEFSEHITYQISNIKEAKAYAEFAQRIHHYQQEWQLEPCIVYYLAVSPGFFPVIAENIAKSKLAGTLATTRIVIEKPFGRDLASARQLNTLLGSIFEESQIYRIDHYLGKETVQNILAFRFANALFEHIWNRNYIDHVQISVSEQLGVESRGDFYETAGALRDMVQNHLFQLLCLVAMEPPVSYHADEVRNRKVDVLNALRTIRPDEVSQVAVRGQYGAGWIEGKKAIGYHQEEDVAANSAQLTFAALKLFIDNWRWQGVPFYLRTGKRLSETDSVITIQFKPVPHQSFPPEATTNWQPNRLIINIQPCMGIRMQFQAKRPGLEMALHPVEMQFSYDDFEKAGAPTEGTPEAYETLLLDITRGDSTLFMRADQVEAAWQVLMPIIEAWEATPAADFPNYEAGTRGPVEADALIAKDGHSWMV; encoded by the coding sequence GTGGCAACATCCGCTAAAACCAAACCTACGGTATTCATTATTTTCGGCGGTACCGGCGACCTCAACCATCGTAAAATAACCCCGGCCCTCTACAACCTGTTTCTGGATGGCTGGTTGCCCGCCGAATTTGCCATCATAGGCACGGGCCGTACCGAGCTGACCGATGAACAGTTCCGGAATAATCTCTTACAGGGTATCAATCAATTTTCGCGGAAGGGGAAGGCGGAGAAGGCGAAATGGAAAGAATTTTCCGAGCATATTACCTATCAGATTTCCAACATAAAAGAGGCGAAAGCGTACGCGGAGTTTGCCCAAAGGATACACCACTACCAGCAGGAGTGGCAACTGGAACCGTGCATCGTGTACTACCTGGCGGTATCACCCGGATTTTTTCCGGTCATTGCCGAAAATATCGCCAAAAGCAAGCTGGCGGGTACCCTGGCCACTACGCGCATCGTGATCGAAAAACCCTTCGGGCGTGATCTTGCGAGTGCCCGGCAACTCAATACCTTGCTGGGGTCTATTTTTGAGGAGTCACAGATTTACCGCATCGACCACTACCTGGGTAAGGAAACGGTTCAGAATATCCTCGCTTTTAGGTTTGCCAATGCGCTCTTCGAACACATCTGGAATCGCAATTATATCGACCATGTACAGATATCGGTGTCGGAGCAGTTGGGCGTGGAAAGCCGGGGCGATTTTTATGAAACAGCCGGCGCCCTGCGCGATATGGTACAAAACCACCTGTTTCAGTTGCTGTGCCTGGTAGCTATGGAGCCGCCGGTGTCGTACCATGCCGACGAAGTACGGAATCGTAAAGTGGATGTACTGAACGCTTTACGTACGATTCGCCCCGACGAAGTGAGCCAGGTGGCCGTACGCGGACAGTACGGAGCAGGCTGGATCGAGGGTAAAAAAGCAATAGGCTACCATCAGGAAGAGGATGTAGCGGCCAACTCCGCGCAACTCACCTTTGCGGCCCTAAAGCTGTTTATCGACAACTGGCGCTGGCAGGGGGTACCTTTTTACCTCCGCACCGGGAAGCGGCTGAGCGAAACCGATTCGGTGATCACGATCCAGTTCAAGCCCGTACCCCACCAATCGTTCCCCCCCGAAGCGACGACCAATTGGCAGCCCAATCGGCTCATTATCAATATTCAGCCCTGCATGGGTATCCGGATGCAGTTTCAGGCCAAACGGCCGGGACTGGAAATGGCACTACATCCGGTCGAGATGCAGTTTTCCTACGATGATTTTGAAAAAGCCGGTGCGCCTACCGAAGGTACCCCCGAGGCCTACGAAACGCTGTTGCTTGACATCACCAGGGGAGATTCGACCCTCTTCATGCGCGCCGATCAGGTAGAAGCGGCCTGGCAGGTACTCATGCCGATCATCGAAGCCTGGGAAGCTACCCCGGCGGCCGATTTTCCCAACTACGAAGCGGGTACGCGCGGCCCGGTAGAGGCCGACGCGCTGATCGCCAAAGATGGCCACAGCTGGATGGTCTGA